The Candidatus Latescibacter sp. genome segment TTTCGGCGAGTGCTTTGCGTTTCACTTCGCCCGCCATCAGGGGAAGGGAATCCTCACGGGTTATCACCCCACGGTGCAGGACGCCGTAATTCCCGACTTTCACAATTTTTTGCCCGGCCGACTTCGGCTGACAATTTCCCGGATTGTTTATAAAGATGGCTGACACAACACCGATCAGGATAAAGAAGAAATAGCGGATCGAGAGCATAATGACTCCTTTGAAAAAGATAAAGTGGTAAAATGGTAAAGTGAAAAGATTGTTTTTTGGGGAGGGAGAGTCAAGGGAAATGTAAAAAAAGACAAAGTCATACCGAATATGTATAATGTTTACATGCGCTTTATATATAACCTTCATTTTTTTCATTTTCTCTTGCATAATTCTTTACAATTACCCGGCTTGGGATTATTTTTACCTTGCGAAATTAGCTTGTGAGATTGTATTCTGATATTTATCGTTGCTTTCATACTAAAACCAAAGCCATAACAAAGGAGTGGGAATACCATGAGAAAGATGCTCCCGATGCTATTTCTGGCAGCAACCGCAGTAGTAATCGCCGGACCGTCCTATGCCGCTGTTGTTCTGGAGCCCTATACATACAGCGAAAATTTCGAGGCGCGGCTTTTGGGCGCCTGGGCATCCTACCCCCTCTGGCAGGATATCGCTTATGACCCGAATTTCCGCATCAACGAGATCGTTCCCGGCGACCCCAATGTTTCCATTGAAGAGAAAGTGACTCCGTATACCAATGTGGATAATTATGCCGGGGCGCAGAAAATACTCGATATGTATCTTGTTCCCGGTTCCACAATCACCCTCCGATATTATCTGAAATCCAGTCTTCCGTTCGAGTATTTCAAAGTGCGCCTGGCGGCAGGTCCGGATGGCAAGGTAGATTATACTATCCCCGAGCCTGTTACGAACAAGTGGACTTGGATAAAAGTGACGTGGAACGATTTCATACAGGAGAACCCCAATCTGGCCGCAAAGGACCGGGTCCGGGTAAACGCCCTGGCTGTTTTGGCCAAATGCCCCACAGCCGATCCTTTCATGCCGTTCTATCTGGGGCTGGACGACATCACGTTCAAAGGGGCGCGGGCCATGGCATTTCAGTTCGTGGAGCCGCAGGTGTTAAAACTCCCCGAATGGAAGCCATATATACCCAAGAAATACTATTTCAAGGGGGATACCTTCTCTCTTCGCGGGAGTTGGCCGCTTAATGCCGGGAGGGTGGAGCTTACCGTCACTCCCTATGCCGACCGTAACAAAAAGGTACTCATCTCCGACCTGAAAAAACTGGAAGTCAAGAAAGGAGAAAAACCGAGCGATCTCTGGTCTTATTCCCAGGCGCTTACCCTGCCCGAAGGATTGTACCTTGCTACTCTCCGGGCTTTGGAGCCAAAAACGAACAACCTGCTCTCGGAGACCGTATTTACCATCCATGTTGCTCCGAAGAACATGGCCGGTAAACACCCCCGCCTCTGGTTTGACACGGCGAAAAAGGATCAGCTCATTGCCAAGCTGAAAACCGATCGGTTCAAGAGTGTATATGCAGGACTGACCAACACCGCGGAAGGCCAGCGGAACCGTCTGCCGGTGGACAGACTCTTCTACGACCTCGACCAGTATCCCGATGAGAACTGGCTGCCGACCTGGTCGGAATCAGGCTCCAAGATTCTCCCCTCGGGCGAAGCAGTAAATGCCAACGCTCTTGCTTATGCACTCTGCGGCGATAAAGCTGCGGGAGAGTATGCCAAGAATATACTGCTGAAACTGGCGACCTTCCCGACCTGGAATCATCCCTGGCAGATCAAGCGGGGACGGTTTGCCGACCACCGCTCCGGCGGCTGGTCGCACCGTCTGGCCCTCGGCTACGACCTGACCTATGACCTCATGACCGAAGAAGAACGGAAGATCATCCGAAAAGCCCTCGTAGATAATATCGTCATGGGGGCGTTCAAATCACATGTCTATGACAATAATGTCACCTCCGATACATCCAACTGGATAGCCATGATCGCTGGAGGTTCGCTGATGGTGCAGACGGCGATGTTCGGCGACGGCCCGGATGTGGCTATGACCGAGCCGTATTTCACCGGCACGGCGATGAAGCTTTATGATTTTATCTCAAAGGTGAATGATCCGACCGGCGCCTGGGGCGAGGGTCTGGGGTACAACAACTACAGCTTCGAGAACCTCTCCCGCAGTCTGCCCTCCCTGGAAAACGTGTTCAGCATCGACTTTACCAAACCTCTCGAACATTGTTTCAATGAATACATCTGGGCGGGAAAAATCAAGAACAGAGAGCAGTTCTATTACGGCGATTCCAACGGTAATATCGGTCCGGCCACCAACTACGCTTTCCTTATGGCCAAGACCAAAGATCCGCTCCTCGGCTGGTACTATAATTACCTCAAAGGTGGCGAGAATCTCTGGGATGCTCTGTATGAGACTCTCGATGTGCCCAAGAAGGACCCGTTCAGCGACAACCCGGTGCGGCTGTTCCGGAATGTTGGCACCACGGTGTTCAAAAGCGGCTGGGAGAATGACGACTTCGTGTTCGTCATGCGCACAGGCGCGTTCTACAACCACCAGCACCTGGACCAGGGGGCATTCTGGCTGGCCGACCGCGGAACCCTTTTCCTGGAAGAGCGCCATGGTTCCTCCTATTATGACGATCCGCTCTATCAGCCCTGGTACACGCAGCCGGTCGCCCATTCGACCATCCTCATCGACAGCAACCACCAGAGCCAGCGGGTAGGGGACCCTCTGGTGTTCGCTGACGGTTTCGATGATTTTGCACGGGTGACCCATTTCCTCGATGGCGAATTTGCTTCCTTCAGCGCCGGGGACATCGGCCGTCTCTATTGGGGCAAGGTGAAGAGCCTCGAACGGAACATGCTCTTCCTCAAACCGCGGATGGTGCTCATGCTCGACACCGCTGTTCCCGCCGAGCGCGACGCCGATGTAACCCTGCTCTATCAGACCGCGTATCTGAATGACATCACCGCCGGTGAAAAATATTCCACCATTACCAAGAGCGGAACCAGTCTCTACTTTATGCACCTTGCTCCGGAGAAAGTGACTGCGGCAGCGGAGGAAACTCCGCACTATCTCAGCACCCTCATGCGTCAAAATCCCCTGCAAAAGGAAGGCATGCTAAAGGTCACCGCACGCACGGATAGAATTCCTTTAGTTATGGCCAATCTGCTTACCACGACCAAGGGAGAGAAGCCGGATGTAACCTGCGAAGCGAAGAACGGCTGTATGGTCGGCAAGGCGGCGGGAGTCGATTTCGCCTTCAACACCAGACCCGGATTCGTTTACAATACCGGTGCGGTGCAGACCGATGCGGTGGCGGCAGCTTGGAAAGGTCCCAAGACCTTTGCCGCACGCTGCACTTCGCTCTCCCGTGACGGGAAGGCGCTGGTGGAATCGAAAGAGCCCATCACCTGCGAAATTTCTGCTTCCGGAATGAAATATTACTTGTCCGTAGAGGCCGATGTGG includes the following:
- a CDS encoding heparinase II/III family protein produces the protein MRKMLPMLFLAATAVVIAGPSYAAVVLEPYTYSENFEARLLGAWASYPLWQDIAYDPNFRINEIVPGDPNVSIEEKVTPYTNVDNYAGAQKILDMYLVPGSTITLRYYLKSSLPFEYFKVRLAAGPDGKVDYTIPEPVTNKWTWIKVTWNDFIQENPNLAAKDRVRVNALAVLAKCPTADPFMPFYLGLDDITFKGARAMAFQFVEPQVLKLPEWKPYIPKKYYFKGDTFSLRGSWPLNAGRVELTVTPYADRNKKVLISDLKKLEVKKGEKPSDLWSYSQALTLPEGLYLATLRALEPKTNNLLSETVFTIHVAPKNMAGKHPRLWFDTAKKDQLIAKLKTDRFKSVYAGLTNTAEGQRNRLPVDRLFYDLDQYPDENWLPTWSESGSKILPSGEAVNANALAYALCGDKAAGEYAKNILLKLATFPTWNHPWQIKRGRFADHRSGGWSHRLALGYDLTYDLMTEEERKIIRKALVDNIVMGAFKSHVYDNNVTSDTSNWIAMIAGGSLMVQTAMFGDGPDVAMTEPYFTGTAMKLYDFISKVNDPTGAWGEGLGYNNYSFENLSRSLPSLENVFSIDFTKPLEHCFNEYIWAGKIKNREQFYYGDSNGNIGPATNYAFLMAKTKDPLLGWYYNYLKGGENLWDALYETLDVPKKDPFSDNPVRLFRNVGTTVFKSGWENDDFVFVMRTGAFYNHQHLDQGAFWLADRGTLFLEERHGSSYYDDPLYQPWYTQPVAHSTILIDSNHQSQRVGDPLVFADGFDDFARVTHFLDGEFASFSAGDIGRLYWGKVKSLERNMLFLKPRMVLMLDTAVPAERDADVTLLYQTAYLNDITAGEKYSTITKSGTSLYFMHLAPEKVTAAAEETPHYLSTLMRQNPLQKEGMLKVTARTDRIPLVMANLLTTTKGEKPDVTCEAKNGCMVGKAAGVDFAFNTRPGFVYNTGAVQTDAVAAAWKGPKTFAARCTSLSRDGKALVESKEPITCEISASGMKYYLSVEADVALAAVSAPQGVTVNGKAVAGFKFDTAKKMVTVKLPAGEGLVSVR